Below is a window of bacterium DNA.
GCCTTTTAAGCCGGGAGTCCTGGGTTCGAATCCCAGGCGGCTCGAATTAAAACCGCCCTTCGGGGCGGTTTATTAATTAAGCACGTTTTACGATTCACGACGCCCGCTCGGTTTCGTCCTTATTCAAAACCGTATACACTTTCGCGAGCACGGCGCCGTCCATCGCGAGCTCGAAGTGGTCGAGGTCGAAGTAGTAGACCTCGGCTCGAGCGTCCTCGCCGTACGGCCCCACCGCGGACGGCACCGTCACCATGCCGTCGCCGAAGTCGAGCGGCCCCTCGCCCATATAGTTGTCGTACTTGTTGCCGACGATGATGCACACCGGCGGCCTCTTATAACCTTTAGCCTCCGCGTTACTTCGGCCCTCCTCGAGCCAGGTGACGAAGCCGCCGTTCTCCTTCATCTCGAACAGGGCCGGGCTCCGGTAGTCGCGGCCGTCCTCTTTGAGGTTGCCGAAATTCGGCGTCGCGATGAGGACGAGGCTGGCGACGTCGTACCGGTAGCGCAAACGGCGCATCTCGAAATCGGATACGTTGAAGAAGCGGTTCCAGGTGTAATCGCTCTTCTCCTTACGGGGGAACCGGTAGTTCTCGCGCCCGGGCTGGCCCGACTCCACGTAGTACCGGCAGATAAGGCCGCCGGTGCTGTGGCCTATCAGTATAACCTTATCTT
It encodes the following:
- a CDS encoding alpha/beta hydrolase encodes the protein MRTHKGSSGCVLRDAAALPVLLIGIFMLVAMGTESDLPSPEDRLFAGIGGDYRVTNFGVHGTAGVYPLRIKYFDHPKYHGPPVILVHGMGTSDAYFWRVHGEVEVFAGFIYSEQRDISAVGHAQGLVDLGYDVVTYTYPDSRNRPLEYQAYDLARIIKWTKERFIKDKVILIGHSTGGLICRYYVESGQPGRENYRFPRKEKSDYTWNRFFNVSDFEMRRLRYRYDVASLVLIATPNFGNLKEDGRDYRSPALFEMKENGGFVTWLEEGRSNAEAKGYKRPPVCIIVGNKYDNYMGEGPLDFGDGMVTVPSAVGPYGEDARAEVYYFDLDHFELAMDGAVLAKVYTVLNKDETERAS